Proteins from one Terriglobia bacterium genomic window:
- a CDS encoding MBL fold metallo-hydrolase, whose amino-acid sequence MFHEILPVGMLECNCSVVADDATKEAIIIDPGDEIERVQKVLTRHDLKVRYIIATHAHIDHVGGLKKLHESTGAPVLMHEADLPLYQNLAAQAAWLGVAAPGMVEVDQFLKEGDRLRWGSLSVEVLHTPGHSPGSLSLHLPGETARLFAGDTLFQGSVGRSDLWGGSHQQLIRSIQEKLLPFPDETPVFPGHGLSTTIGRERELNPFLQDL is encoded by the coding sequence ATGTTCCATGAAATTCTTCCGGTTGGCATGCTGGAGTGCAACTGTTCAGTGGTGGCTGACGATGCGACCAAAGAAGCCATCATCATCGATCCCGGCGACGAGATCGAGCGCGTGCAGAAGGTCCTCACGCGGCACGATCTGAAGGTGCGATACATCATCGCCACGCACGCGCACATTGACCACGTGGGCGGGCTGAAGAAATTGCACGAAAGCACGGGCGCTCCCGTGCTGATGCATGAAGCCGACCTGCCGCTCTATCAAAACCTGGCCGCTCAGGCCGCCTGGCTGGGCGTGGCGGCGCCAGGCATGGTGGAGGTTGATCAGTTTCTCAAGGAAGGCGACCGCCTGCGCTGGGGCTCGCTCTCGGTTGAAGTTCTCCACACGCCAGGCCATTCACCGGGAAGTCTTTCGCTGCACCTTCCGGGCGAAACCGCGCGCCTGTTTGCCGGCGACACGCTGTTCCAGGGCAGCGTCGGGCGCTCGGACCTGTGGGGCGGCTCCCATCAGCAACTCATTCGCTCCATCCAAGAAAAGCTTCTGCCGTTCCCGGACGAAACTCCCGTCTTCCCCGGCCACGGCCTCAGCACCACCATCGGTCGCGAACGCGAATTGAATCCCTTCCTCCAGGATTTATAG
- a CDS encoding TlpA disulfide reductase family protein: protein MNSASEELSKASRKNKGRSYPASELESVRPSKGRSAHIGRLNILALLAAFAVFVAAGPRPVVAASRADTAPKAPDFSIMANDGQTYTPDYLKGNVVLLFFWATWCPYCRAAMPHMNDLASEYANASFTIIGICGGKDSDAWRNYIEEHHMDGRSTWTAI from the coding sequence ATGAACAGTGCCAGCGAGGAACTATCGAAAGCTTCGCGTAAGAACAAGGGCCGGAGTTATCCAGCGAGCGAGCTTGAATCAGTACGTCCCTCCAAGGGCCGGAGCGCGCATATTGGCCGATTGAACATTTTGGCCTTACTCGCTGCCTTTGCAGTTTTTGTTGCCGCTGGCCCGCGCCCCGTGGTGGCTGCTTCCCGGGCAGACACTGCGCCAAAAGCTCCCGATTTTTCGATTATGGCCAATGATGGCCAGACTTACACTCCGGATTATTTGAAGGGTAATGTCGTTTTGCTGTTCTTTTGGGCAACGTGGTGCCCCTACTGCCGGGCTGCCATGCCGCACATGAACGATCTTGCCAGTGAGTATGCCAACGCCTCTTTCACCATAATCGGTATCTGTGGCGGCAAGGACTCGGACGCCTGGCGCAACTACATCGAAGAGCATCACATGGATGGCCGCAGTACCTGGACAGCAATTTGA